CGTTCGGCGAAGTCGAAGCACTCCTCGTGCGAACCGTGCCACTGGGCCGAGAGGTACTGGAGGGCCGCGACATGGCAGCCGTAGTGGTGCGAGGAGCGGCGCACCGCCTCACCCCACAGCGTCTCGAAGTCCTCGTGGCCCGCGTGCGTGCCGCGCGCGTGGTCGAGGGCTATCCGCCACGGCACCGGGTCGCGCGGGTCTCCCTCGGCCGCCGCGCCGATCAGCGGGCCCATCTCACGGAGCAGCTCGACGCGGGCGGGGGACTCCCAGGCCCTGCGCACCCCCAGTTCGGCCTTGACGACCAGCGCGTCCGGGTCGCCCGGGGACGCGGCGAGCCAGCGGCCGAGCCATGCGTCGCGGTTGTGGGCGAAGGCGGCGAGCCGCACCACATAGCGGTCGCGGTTCTCCCACTCGGCCGATTCGCGCGTGGTCGCCAGCAGCTTCGCCGCGTGCTCGTACTCGCCGAGCGCGGCGGTGACGAGCGCGGGGGCGAGGCGGTCGTCGGGGGCGTCGAGCAGTACCGCATCGTCCGGCGGGAGCCCGTCGGCGAGCCGTGGGGTGTGCCGGAGCATGCGCGCGGTGCTGATCAGTGCGCGAATCAATGACATGGTCGGCCCATTGAAAACCGCAGGTCGCAGGGGCGCCATAGGGCATATGTGAAGCTTTTGTGCTGGGTGAAAGGTTGTCTCGGGACAGGTCAAGGGACGGTAAAGAAAGCGGGTCGGACGTGGTGTCAGCCGCGACGCAGGAGGCGTGAGGCGCCCGCTGCGACTGTTGTGGCCAGAATCCAGCCGAGCAGCACCATCGCGGCCGCCAGCCACTGCCAGCCGCCCTCCGTCCGCCAGTGCCCGTCCTGGCCGAGATTGATCACCGGCACCAGCAGATCCAGCACATACAGAGCCGGATTCCACACCGGGTGCTCCTCGCCCTTCAGCGGCTCCGGCGCGTGCCGTGCGAAGGCGAACGTGCCGCCCGCCCACAGCATGGCCATCCACAGCGCGGCCCGGCCCGGCCGGTAGCCGTACGCCACCGTCCAGTCCTGGATGTAGCCCCATGTCTTCGCCGCCAGCGGCAGCGTCTCGCGCCGCCTGCGCTGCTTGGCCAGCAGCACCTCACGGGCGTCGGCGTCCTCACCGCTGTTGCGCATCACCTGCGCCAGACGCTCGTACGGCTCCGGCGAGTACTCCGGCGTCGCAGAGTCCAGCCACTCCAGCCGGCGGGTGAGCGGGAAGTGACCGGACGGCACCACGTTCTCGTAGGAGAAGCCGCCCATGGCCAGACCGCCCGGGCCCGGCCAGCTCGTGGACAGATCCATCAGCGTGGTGATCTTCGCGCCGTTCAGCACGACCCGGCCCTCCAGGGGCCTCTCGCACTGGAAGCGCAGCTCCGTCGCCGTGATCCGGCGCAGCGACACCTCCTCGCCCGCCGCCATCAGGAAACGCGCCTGGTGGAAGTCGATCGTGTCGCCGAACCGCCCGTCGTCCAGACGGACCCCGCCGTAGCACTCGAAGCGCCGGATCTCGGTGCCCGGCGGCAGCCGAGAGGTGTTGCCCGTGTAGACCGTGCCGTACGGCGGCGTGGAGTTGGCGTGGCCCGTCGCGATGCTCACGACGGCGCCCGTCATGTAGAGCGAGCGCTCCACCGTGAGCTGCGGCGCGTTGAGCGCGCGGCGCTCGCCCGCCGCGCGCAGCCGGCTGCCGCGCAGCATCAGCGAGCCGCCGACCTTGGAGCCGCGCAGACTGAACTCCCCGTGCGTCTCTATCTGTTCGGCCTGGAGGTCCTGCCCCACCGACATCCCGTCGGCGGCGATCGACCGGCTGTTGCTGTCGGGCCGCACGGATATCTGGCTGATCAACAGGTCCGTGCCGATCTGCGCGTCGGTCAGCCGGATACCGCGCGCCACCTGGCAGCGCGGCAGATGCAGATCGCCCTCGGTACGCAGCCGGGCGGCCTCCATGCGCGGGATCACACAGCCCACCAGCCGCAGCGTGGTGAAGTGGCACTCCGGCAGCACCAGCTCGCGCTCGAAGCGGCAGTACGTCAGCTCCACATACGGATCGACATTGCCGCCCGCCAGATCCAGCGACCCGCTGATGTACGCCCCGCGCAGCTTGAGGGCGGCGACCCGCCCCGGTCGCGCGGAGGGCCCGCTGAGCAGCAGCAGCGCGATCACCCG
This window of the Streptomyces niveus genome carries:
- a CDS encoding oxidoreductase, with translation MSEPHDDEAPDWLSATELGMWQAFRNGSTYDLSVPSPLLNDPAAAGPWGEHRSVRARVIALLLLSGPSARPGRVAALKLRGAYISGSLDLAGGNVDPYVELTYCRFERELVLPECHFTTLRLVGCVIPRMEAARLRTEGDLHLPRCQVARGIRLTDAQIGTDLLISQISVRPDSNSRSIAADGMSVGQDLQAEQIETHGEFSLRGSKVGGSLMLRGSRLRAAGERRALNAPQLTVERSLYMTGAVVSIATGHANSTPPYGTVYTGNTSRLPPGTEIRRFECYGGVRLDDGRFGDTIDFHQARFLMAAGEEVSLRRITATELRFQCERPLEGRVVLNGAKITTLMDLSTSWPGPGGLAMGGFSYENVVPSGHFPLTRRLEWLDSATPEYSPEPYERLAQVMRNSGEDADAREVLLAKQRRRRETLPLAAKTWGYIQDWTVAYGYRPGRAALWMAMLWAGGTFAFARHAPEPLKGEEHPVWNPALYVLDLLVPVINLGQDGHWRTEGGWQWLAAAMVLLGWILATTVAAGASRLLRRG